One Paenarthrobacter aurescens TC1 DNA window includes the following coding sequences:
- a CDS encoding putative peptidyl-prolyl cis-trans isomerase (identified by match to protein family HMM PF00160), translated as MVEKSPRRKLTLWHRTAALNTLSAFTGRASSRSCINYVRQPVYAFRACTSNAACPVPVGSHRKWTQSGGLLATRSRDDREAKRRIRQMEAKRALRQEQGKRRKRDNTLAVSAAAVAVVLAVVLQLTVFSSNPTEAEVAAAEAGLSSPSASPAASNSADVPSPDTAAGKTFTGELALNSGVVGVELNGTAAPQAAAVLKSLSDASYYNGAFCHRLTTSETFGLLQCGAKSEDGADDPDYRWGPLENTPADNKYPAGTIAVARTGNNAYGNGHQFFIVYKDTTIPADTAGGYTVVGKVTSGLDVVTKIAAAGLKPGDNASDGAPVAPVTIDSFSLK; from the coding sequence ATGGTGGAAAAGTCTCCTCGAAGAAAGCTGACGCTCTGGCATCGCACCGCAGCTTTAAACACCCTTTCGGCGTTTACAGGGCGGGCGTCCAGCCGGTCATGCATAAACTATGTGCGGCAGCCAGTTTATGCTTTCCGCGCGTGCACATCTAATGCAGCATGCCCGGTTCCTGTCGGCAGCCATCGAAAGTGGACACAATCAGGAGGACTCTTGGCAACAAGATCGCGGGATGACCGCGAAGCGAAACGGCGCATCAGGCAGATGGAAGCCAAGCGTGCCCTGCGGCAGGAACAGGGCAAGCGACGCAAACGTGATAACACCCTTGCCGTGAGTGCAGCTGCCGTGGCAGTTGTCCTGGCCGTCGTACTGCAGCTGACGGTCTTCAGTTCCAACCCCACCGAGGCGGAGGTCGCCGCCGCTGAGGCAGGACTCAGTTCGCCTTCCGCCTCTCCGGCAGCTTCCAACAGCGCCGACGTACCCAGCCCGGACACGGCCGCTGGAAAAACCTTCACAGGCGAGCTCGCGTTGAACAGCGGCGTTGTGGGCGTGGAACTGAACGGGACCGCGGCACCGCAGGCCGCCGCCGTGCTCAAGTCCCTCAGCGACGCAAGCTATTACAACGGTGCGTTCTGCCATCGATTGACCACGTCAGAGACATTCGGACTTCTCCAATGCGGCGCCAAGTCCGAAGACGGCGCAGACGACCCCGATTACAGGTGGGGGCCGCTGGAAAATACGCCTGCAGACAACAAGTACCCCGCCGGGACGATTGCGGTGGCCCGCACAGGGAACAATGCCTACGGCAACGGCCACCAGTTCTTCATCGTCTACAAGGACACCACCATTCCGGCTGATACCGCCGGCGGATACACCGTGGTGGGCAAGGTGACCAGCGGGCTGGACGTCGTCACCAAGATCGCCGCAGCAGGCCTTAAACCCGGCGATAATGCCAGCGACGGCGCCCCTGTGGCACCTGTCACGATAGACTCGTTTTCTCTGAAGTAA
- a CDS encoding putative domain of unknown function (DUF349) (identified by match to protein family HMM PF03993), which translates to MTDSQKSDETAVVANEEAVEATGTNGTEAPAPVEAAPANETAPAAEETTEEAPATEPATPPAPRPTPSAAPSPAAFAARPKAPAAVVPAAPAVSAASLAEAAKWGRAEGDGHVFLTLDGEEIAVGQYPGVSTDEALGYFARKFDDVIAQVVLLEHRVESKAPATDMQKTVTHLREQLAERNMVGDIRAAEARLDALSAQIVELEKSEKAAHDAIRANELAAREAIVAEAETIAGQDPAQIQWKTSSARMNELFETWKAAQKSGVRLGRSNEDALWKRFRSARTVFDRHRRAYFSQLDSNNSAAKSAKEALIAEAEALSTSTDWGFAAGEYRRLMDQWKTTPRASRKDDDALWGRFRAAQDVFFSNRQAANDQIDQEYTANLAVKEQLVAEAQALLPINDLNAAKKALQSIRDRWEDAGKVPRADMGRIEAGLRKVEDAVREAEEEKWRRSNPETKARTNSALSQLESAIAGLKEDLEKAEKAGDQRRIKAAREALEARQAWLDQIQRSASDLA; encoded by the coding sequence GTGACAGACAGTCAGAAATCCGACGAAACAGCAGTAGTGGCCAACGAAGAAGCAGTCGAGGCAACCGGCACCAACGGTACCGAGGCACCAGCTCCCGTAGAGGCTGCTCCGGCCAATGAAACAGCTCCGGCTGCCGAGGAAACAACGGAGGAAGCGCCGGCCACGGAGCCCGCAACACCGCCCGCTCCCCGGCCCACGCCGTCCGCAGCACCCTCACCCGCAGCCTTCGCGGCCCGCCCCAAGGCTCCCGCCGCCGTCGTTCCTGCTGCCCCGGCGGTGTCCGCTGCCTCGCTCGCCGAGGCGGCCAAGTGGGGACGCGCTGAAGGTGACGGCCACGTCTTCCTGACGCTTGACGGCGAAGAGATCGCTGTTGGTCAGTACCCGGGCGTCAGCACCGACGAGGCCCTTGGCTACTTCGCGCGCAAGTTCGACGACGTCATCGCTCAGGTGGTTCTCCTGGAACACCGTGTGGAATCCAAGGCTCCTGCCACGGACATGCAGAAGACAGTAACCCACCTGCGTGAGCAGCTCGCTGAGCGCAACATGGTGGGTGACATCCGTGCTGCTGAGGCTCGCCTGGACGCCCTGTCAGCGCAGATCGTTGAACTGGAAAAGTCCGAGAAAGCTGCCCATGACGCGATTCGGGCCAACGAACTCGCGGCCCGCGAAGCAATAGTTGCCGAAGCTGAGACGATTGCCGGCCAAGACCCCGCGCAGATCCAGTGGAAAACCTCAAGCGCACGCATGAACGAGTTGTTTGAAACGTGGAAGGCCGCGCAGAAGAGCGGGGTCAGGCTCGGCCGCAGTAACGAAGACGCCCTGTGGAAGCGCTTCCGTTCAGCGCGGACGGTATTCGATCGTCACCGCCGTGCTTACTTCTCGCAGCTGGACAGCAACAACTCCGCTGCAAAGTCCGCCAAGGAGGCCTTGATTGCGGAGGCCGAGGCTCTTTCCACGTCTACCGACTGGGGATTCGCTGCCGGCGAGTACCGCAGGCTGATGGACCAGTGGAAGACCACTCCGCGTGCAAGCCGCAAGGATGATGACGCTCTCTGGGGCCGGTTCCGCGCCGCTCAGGACGTCTTCTTCAGCAACCGCCAGGCCGCCAACGACCAGATCGACCAGGAATACACTGCGAACCTGGCCGTCAAGGAACAGCTGGTGGCTGAGGCGCAGGCGCTCCTCCCCATCAACGATCTCAATGCCGCCAAGAAAGCCCTCCAGTCCATCAGGGACCGTTGGGAAGATGCCGGCAAGGTTCCCCGCGCGGACATGGGCCGGATTGAAGCCGGCCTTCGCAAGGTGGAAGACGCGGTCCGTGAAGCTGAGGAAGAGAAGTGGCGCCGGAGCAACCCGGAAACCAAGGCCCGCACCAACAGCGCGTTGTCACAACTCGAATCCGCTATTGCAGGCCTCAAAGAAGATCTGGAGAAGGCCGAGAAGGCAGGCGACCAGCGCCGCATCAAGGCCGCCCGCGAAGCCCTGGAAGCACGTCAGGCATGGCTTGACCAGATCCAGCGCTCCGCCAGTGACCTCGCGTAG
- a CDS encoding hypothetical protein (identified by Glimmer2; putative), whose product MVPTVNAPHLLEPVISELYSPSRIFTWNELQSMAFDGILLPLYGKSYASPGVAVTHRLRARAAALTVPERIRTKVVAGRLTAAWIYGCANPPDHLSLLVDVKHRISSLRGTTACSLHEVRLGQMDVVSLGGMLVSSPLRTAADIALHVEADRALPALRRLLDREELGIRLRLLTLAVEAAPRVPHKKRALATLARLAR is encoded by the coding sequence ATGGTCCCCACTGTAAACGCCCCGCACTTGCTGGAGCCTGTCATATCCGAGCTCTACTCCCCCAGCCGCATCTTCACTTGGAACGAGCTGCAGAGCATGGCGTTCGATGGCATCCTGCTGCCCCTGTACGGCAAGAGTTACGCCTCCCCGGGCGTAGCTGTCACCCACCGCCTGAGGGCCCGTGCAGCGGCCCTGACCGTCCCGGAACGAATCCGAACCAAAGTGGTCGCGGGACGGCTCACAGCAGCGTGGATCTACGGTTGCGCGAATCCACCAGACCACCTGTCACTGCTGGTTGATGTAAAACATCGCATCTCCAGTTTGCGGGGAACCACGGCCTGCAGTCTCCATGAGGTCCGTCTGGGCCAAATGGACGTCGTCAGCCTCGGAGGAATGCTGGTGAGCAGCCCACTCCGAACCGCGGCCGACATCGCCCTCCACGTCGAAGCCGATCGCGCTCTGCCGGCGTTGAGGCGTCTTCTGGACCGCGAAGAGCTTGGCATCCGGCTCCGTCTGCTGACTCTGGCTGTTGAGGCGGCCCCCCGAGTCCCCCATAAAAAACGTGCCTTGGCAACTTTAGCGAGACTGGCCCGGTAG
- a CDS encoding putative GTP pyrophosphokinase (identified by match to protein family HMM PF01842; match to protein family HMM PF01966; match to protein family HMM PF02824; match to protein family HMM PF04607; match to protein family HMM TIGR00691) codes for MRGTSVEERATSAPPAGGDDGRKAVAVPATSVPGRTAAAVPVDSPGVRPTFPGRRERTRSRLARLTGRGIAPYSPILEPLLRTVRANNPKEDFDLIQRAFAVAEQSHQGQKRKSGDPYITHPVAVATILAELGMTGTTLAAALLHDTVEDTPYTLADLTRDFGPEVAMLVDGVTKLDKVSFGEAAQSETVRKMVVAMAKDIRVLMIKLADRLHNARTWRFVSAESSSRKARETLEIFAPLAHRLGMNTIKWELEDLSFAALYPKVYEEIVRMVGDRTPEREKSLSVIRNQIADDLRTARIKATITGRPKHYYSIYQKMIVRDKDFDDINDLMGVRVLVDSVRDCYAALGTLHSRWNPLPGRFKDYIAMPKFNMYQSLHTTVIGPGGKPVEIQIRTHEMHRRAEYGVAAHWKYKDQPNRTAQGPGSPRDGDMGWLRSLVDWQQETSDPGEFLDSLRYEINAREVFVFTPKGEVMALPAGSTPVDFAYAVHTEVGHRTIGARVNGKLVPLNSELNHGDWVEIFTSKAEGAGPSQDWQHFVKSARARNKIRQWFTKERREEAIERGKDMLTRAMRKQNLPLQRLMTHDALSAVAEDFHYVDISGLYAGVGDGHTSAQSVMEKLVEHLGGHETPDEDLDEVSIPTQVAKSKFSDSGVIVRGVGDVWVKLARCCTPVPPDPILGFVTRGSGVSVHRTDCTNVSGLRDQPDRIVEVEWAPTQSSVFLVEIQVEALDRKSLLSDVTRILSENHVNILAASVHTSSDRVAISKFAFEMGDPKYLHHVLNAVRRIDGVFDVYRTTGNRRRS; via the coding sequence GTGAGGGGTACTTCTGTGGAAGAACGTGCGACGTCGGCACCACCGGCGGGCGGGGATGACGGCCGCAAGGCTGTGGCAGTTCCGGCAACGAGTGTGCCGGGACGGACTGCAGCTGCGGTGCCGGTTGATTCTCCCGGCGTGCGTCCCACCTTCCCGGGACGGCGGGAACGCACACGTTCACGCCTGGCCCGCCTGACCGGACGGGGCATCGCCCCCTACTCGCCCATCCTGGAACCACTGCTGCGGACCGTCCGGGCGAACAATCCCAAAGAGGACTTCGATCTGATCCAACGCGCTTTCGCGGTGGCGGAGCAGAGCCACCAGGGACAAAAGCGCAAGAGCGGTGATCCGTACATCACCCACCCGGTGGCCGTGGCCACCATCCTGGCTGAGCTCGGCATGACCGGGACAACCCTGGCGGCAGCGTTGCTTCACGACACCGTGGAGGACACCCCGTACACGCTGGCTGACCTGACGCGCGACTTCGGCCCTGAAGTTGCCATGTTGGTGGACGGCGTCACCAAGCTGGATAAAGTCAGTTTTGGTGAGGCTGCCCAGTCGGAAACCGTCCGCAAGATGGTCGTCGCGATGGCCAAGGACATCCGTGTCCTGATGATCAAGCTGGCGGACCGTCTCCACAATGCACGCACCTGGCGATTCGTTTCCGCGGAGTCGTCATCGCGCAAGGCCCGCGAAACACTGGAGATCTTCGCACCCCTGGCCCATCGCCTGGGCATGAATACCATCAAGTGGGAATTGGAAGATCTTTCCTTCGCTGCGCTGTACCCCAAGGTGTATGAGGAAATCGTACGCATGGTGGGAGACCGGACGCCGGAGCGGGAAAAGAGCCTCAGCGTCATCCGTAACCAGATAGCGGATGACTTGCGGACGGCACGCATCAAGGCGACCATCACGGGCCGTCCGAAGCACTACTACTCGATTTACCAGAAGATGATCGTCCGGGATAAGGACTTCGACGACATCAACGACCTCATGGGTGTGCGCGTCCTGGTGGATTCTGTGCGTGACTGTTACGCGGCCCTCGGGACGCTGCATTCGCGGTGGAACCCCCTTCCGGGACGGTTCAAGGATTACATCGCCATGCCCAAGTTCAACATGTACCAATCACTGCACACCACCGTGATTGGGCCCGGCGGCAAGCCCGTGGAGATCCAGATCCGTACCCACGAGATGCATCGTCGGGCAGAGTATGGCGTGGCAGCGCACTGGAAGTACAAAGACCAGCCCAACCGGACCGCGCAAGGACCGGGCAGCCCGCGCGACGGCGACATGGGCTGGCTGCGGTCGCTGGTGGACTGGCAGCAGGAGACCTCCGATCCCGGAGAGTTCCTGGATTCGCTTCGATATGAGATTAATGCCCGGGAAGTTTTCGTTTTCACCCCCAAGGGTGAAGTCATGGCCCTTCCAGCAGGATCAACACCTGTGGACTTCGCGTATGCCGTGCACACGGAGGTTGGCCACCGAACCATCGGTGCCCGAGTCAACGGCAAGTTGGTTCCGCTTAACAGCGAACTCAATCATGGCGACTGGGTGGAGATCTTCACGTCTAAGGCGGAAGGCGCCGGTCCCAGCCAGGATTGGCAGCACTTCGTCAAGTCGGCACGTGCTCGCAATAAGATCCGCCAATGGTTCACCAAGGAACGCCGCGAGGAAGCCATTGAGCGTGGCAAGGACATGCTGACCCGCGCCATGCGGAAGCAGAACCTGCCTCTGCAGCGCTTGATGACGCACGATGCTCTGTCCGCTGTGGCCGAGGACTTCCACTATGTAGACATCTCCGGGCTTTACGCAGGTGTGGGTGACGGGCACACGTCAGCTCAGTCCGTCATGGAAAAGCTCGTTGAGCATTTGGGCGGCCATGAAACGCCGGACGAAGACCTCGACGAAGTTAGTATTCCCACTCAGGTTGCGAAGTCGAAGTTCTCGGACTCAGGCGTCATCGTGCGAGGCGTGGGCGATGTGTGGGTCAAGCTGGCCCGCTGTTGCACGCCGGTGCCCCCGGACCCCATCCTGGGCTTCGTCACGCGTGGTTCAGGAGTTTCAGTCCACCGGACTGACTGCACGAATGTTTCCGGTCTGCGCGACCAGCCGGACAGAATCGTCGAAGTTGAATGGGCACCCACCCAGTCGAGTGTTTTCCTGGTGGAGATTCAGGTTGAAGCGTTGGACCGGAAGTCTCTTCTGTCCGATGTGACCCGCATCTTGTCCGAGAACCACGTGAACATCCTCGCCGCGTCGGTTCACACCTCGAGCGACAGGGTGGCGATCTCGAAGTTTGCCTTTGAGATGGGAGATCCGAAGTACCTGCACCACGTCTTGAACGCTGTGCGACGCATTGACGGTGTCTTTGACGTTTATCGCACTACTGGTAACCGCCGCCGCAGCTAG